Proteins from a single region of Bdellovibrio bacteriovorus HD100:
- the murC gene encoding UDP-N-acetylmuramate--L-alanine ligase, with the protein MKLQHAKFHFVGVGGIGMCGLAELLHNIGAKVSGSDQAENANTERLKELGVKVFKGHASSNVGDADVVVYSSAIQYGNPEISEARARQIPLIPRAEALAEIMRLKRGIAVAGTHGKTTTTSMTSAIFLEANLSPTIVIGGRFELIKSTAMLGSGEWLVAEADESDGSFHKLSPEIAIITNIDSDHLEHFKTFENVQKSFHDFALKVPFYGKVIVCGDDPLVRQIFENFPKRILFYGFDEKNDLVVTGEHGHYAVHRNDRLLGTKHLVGEFDLKVPGRHNALNAVAAICAGVAAGIPFATCAKGLQRYEGVDRRFHFKGEKKGIKVYDDYGHHPTEVRAVLQAFREKYPKQRLVVFFQPHRYSRTQHCWHDFTTAFMEADQVLLTDIYPAGEAPIPGVTSEKLASEMKHEHAQYFVRDDKATQKILGMLKEGDVFVTLGAGDGWKLGLEVLNQL; encoded by the coding sequence ATGAAGTTACAGCACGCCAAATTCCATTTCGTAGGTGTTGGAGGCATCGGTATGTGCGGCCTCGCGGAGCTGTTGCACAATATCGGCGCGAAAGTGTCGGGCAGTGATCAGGCGGAAAACGCCAACACCGAAAGACTGAAAGAACTGGGTGTGAAGGTCTTCAAAGGCCACGCCTCCAGCAACGTGGGTGACGCTGACGTGGTGGTATACTCCAGTGCGATTCAGTACGGAAATCCCGAGATTTCAGAAGCCCGCGCCCGTCAGATCCCGCTGATCCCGCGTGCCGAGGCGTTGGCGGAAATCATGCGCCTGAAACGCGGTATCGCGGTGGCCGGAACTCACGGCAAGACGACAACCACTTCCATGACGTCTGCGATTTTCCTGGAAGCGAACTTAAGTCCGACGATTGTGATCGGCGGCCGCTTTGAGTTGATCAAATCCACGGCGATGCTGGGTTCTGGTGAATGGCTGGTGGCGGAAGCCGACGAATCCGACGGCAGCTTCCACAAGCTGTCTCCGGAAATCGCGATCATCACCAATATTGACTCGGACCATCTGGAGCACTTCAAGACCTTTGAAAATGTGCAGAAGTCCTTCCACGATTTTGCCCTGAAAGTTCCGTTCTATGGCAAAGTCATCGTGTGCGGGGATGATCCGTTGGTTCGTCAGATCTTTGAAAACTTCCCGAAAAGAATCCTGTTCTATGGCTTTGACGAAAAAAATGACCTGGTGGTGACGGGCGAACATGGTCACTATGCCGTTCACCGCAATGACCGGTTGCTGGGCACCAAACACCTGGTGGGCGAATTTGATTTGAAAGTTCCAGGTCGTCACAATGCCCTGAACGCCGTGGCGGCAATCTGTGCGGGTGTGGCAGCCGGGATTCCGTTTGCAACTTGTGCCAAGGGTCTTCAGCGCTATGAAGGGGTGGATCGTCGTTTCCACTTCAAAGGCGAGAAAAAAGGCATCAAAGTCTATGATGACTATGGTCACCATCCGACAGAAGTGCGCGCGGTTCTGCAGGCCTTCCGGGAAAAGTATCCGAAGCAAAGACTGGTGGTGTTCTTCCAGCCACATCGTTATTCCCGCACACAGCACTGCTGGCATGACTTTACCACGGCCTTTATGGAGGCTGATCAGGTTCTGTTGACAGATATCTATCCTGCAGGTGAAGCGCCAATCCCGGGGGTGACCAGTGAAAAACTGGCTTCCGAGATGAAGCACGAACATGCCCAGTACTTTGTGCGCGATGATAAAGCGACTCAGAAAATTCTGGGCATGCTGAAAGAGGGCGACGTGTTTGTCACCCTCGGTGCCGGAGACGGCTGGAAACTGGGACTGGAA
- the murG gene encoding undecaprenyldiphospho-muramoylpentapeptide beta-N-acetylglucosaminyltransferase — protein MTVKKNIVIAGGGTGGHIYPGIAIARALQKLDPSIEVHFVGTARGLESKIVPREGFPLHLIESGQLNVKSPIQKMKTLLKIPVGLWQSIRLLGQLKPLYVIGVGGYASGPFVLAASIIGFNTAVWEPNAMPGMANRILSRFVDKCFVVFNEAKKHLKGDSIIQTGMPVRAEIEAAVHDSSENQKFHLLAFGGSQGSRIINNCLSDAVLGGGDWVKDLSVVHQLGSADFQAVSEKYKNAPCEVQPFEFIYDMAKYYQWADIIVCRGGASSIAEAAAFGIIPIIVPLPAADNHQQKNAESLVEKNAGRMILQKDLTPERLISEVQSLRADKALREQMVRNIKNFYIPQSATVIAKEILQ, from the coding sequence ATGACTGTTAAGAAAAATATCGTGATCGCCGGCGGAGGCACTGGCGGACACATCTATCCGGGTATTGCCATCGCCCGGGCTTTGCAAAAGCTCGATCCCAGCATCGAAGTGCACTTTGTCGGCACGGCCCGGGGTCTTGAAAGCAAGATTGTTCCCCGCGAGGGTTTCCCTCTGCATCTGATCGAATCCGGTCAATTGAATGTAAAAAGTCCGATTCAAAAAATGAAAACCCTGCTGAAGATCCCCGTGGGTCTGTGGCAGTCCATCCGTTTACTGGGGCAACTGAAGCCTTTGTATGTGATCGGTGTGGGTGGTTACGCTTCCGGCCCGTTTGTGCTGGCCGCCAGCATTATTGGTTTTAACACGGCGGTGTGGGAACCCAATGCGATGCCAGGAATGGCCAATCGCATTTTGTCCCGCTTCGTCGACAAATGTTTTGTGGTGTTCAACGAAGCCAAAAAGCATCTGAAGGGTGACAGCATCATTCAAACCGGGATGCCGGTTCGTGCCGAGATCGAAGCGGCGGTGCATGATTCTTCGGAGAATCAAAAGTTTCACCTGTTGGCCTTTGGCGGCAGCCAGGGCTCCCGCATCATCAACAACTGCCTGAGCGATGCGGTTCTGGGCGGCGGGGACTGGGTGAAGGATCTTTCTGTCGTTCACCAATTGGGCAGTGCCGACTTCCAGGCGGTGTCTGAAAAATACAAGAACGCGCCATGTGAAGTGCAGCCGTTTGAATTCATTTATGACATGGCCAAGTACTATCAGTGGGCGGACATTATTGTCTGCCGAGGTGGGGCGAGCTCTATTGCCGAGGCGGCGGCCTTTGGTATCATTCCCATCATTGTCCCGCTGCCAGCTGCGGACAATCACCAGCAAAAGAATGCAGAAAGTCTGGTCGAAAAGAATGCCGGTCGCATGATCTTGCAGAAAGATTTAACGCCGGAAAGGTTGATTTCAGAAGTCCAATCTTTGCGGGCCGATAAAGCTTTGCGTGAACAAATGGTTCGGAATATAAAGAACTTCTACATCCCTCAATCTGCGACCGTGATCGCAAAGGAAATCCTGCAATGA
- the ftsW gene encoding putative lipid II flippase FtsW, producing MLRYLSSSLFLAIITLLGIGLVQVYSSSFIFAIESYGDGLFFFKRQLIFTVLAMGILVATIHIPFRYIEKYGWALWFVATLGVLATFVPGLGVRVGGATRWIQLPLGVRFEPGELLKIAFSVWFASLLCRQENFLGRVKWHWIFVALVAPMALLLKQPDFGTFAIIVMVAVTLLFAFGLQWKYIIGAVAVMVPAFYFLVMTVPYRRARVLAFLDPWADPAQKGFQVIQSMLSFHSGGLTGAGLGQGQGKLFFLPEAHTDFTLAVLGEEMGFVGFVLILALYGFVVFRGMQIAVKAEEPFKRALALGLSVTFGLSVFINAGVVMGLLPTKGLTLPFLSYGGSSLVSLCFMFGLILNIENSFEEDKFSRRFGSRWTASKVKN from the coding sequence ATGTTGAGATATCTGTCCAGCAGCCTGTTTCTTGCTATCATCACTCTTTTGGGAATCGGGCTGGTTCAAGTTTATTCCTCCAGTTTCATCTTCGCGATCGAATCCTACGGCGACGGTCTGTTCTTCTTCAAACGACAATTGATCTTTACGGTTCTGGCCATGGGTATTCTGGTGGCAACCATCCACATTCCTTTTCGCTATATCGAAAAGTATGGCTGGGCTTTGTGGTTCGTGGCCACGCTGGGAGTTCTCGCGACCTTTGTTCCGGGCCTGGGTGTGCGAGTGGGTGGTGCGACCCGCTGGATTCAATTGCCATTGGGTGTGCGCTTTGAGCCGGGCGAGCTTCTGAAGATTGCCTTCAGTGTGTGGTTTGCAAGTTTGCTGTGCCGTCAGGAAAACTTCCTGGGGCGTGTGAAGTGGCACTGGATTTTTGTGGCCCTGGTGGCCCCGATGGCTTTGTTGCTGAAACAGCCTGACTTTGGAACCTTTGCCATCATCGTGATGGTGGCAGTCACGTTGCTGTTTGCGTTCGGTCTGCAGTGGAAATACATCATCGGCGCAGTGGCGGTGATGGTCCCGGCGTTCTATTTCCTGGTGATGACAGTGCCTTACCGTCGTGCGCGTGTGTTGGCTTTCCTGGATCCTTGGGCGGACCCGGCGCAAAAAGGTTTCCAGGTGATTCAAAGCATGCTGAGCTTCCACTCGGGGGGATTGACCGGAGCGGGTTTGGGTCAGGGGCAGGGAAAACTGTTCTTCCTTCCTGAAGCGCACACAGACTTCACCCTGGCCGTGCTGGGGGAAGAGATGGGCTTTGTCGGTTTCGTATTGATTTTGGCCCTGTACGGCTTTGTTGTTTTCCGCGGAATGCAGATTGCGGTCAAAGCTGAGGAGCCATTCAAAAGAGCATTGGCTCTGGGTTTGTCAGTGACATTTGGCTTGAGTGTCTTTATCAATGCAGGGGTGGTGATGGGGCTTCTTCCCACCAAAGGTTTGACTCTGCCGTTCTTGAGTTACGGTGGAAGCTCCCTGGTGTCCTTGTGCTTTATGTTTGGTCTTATTCTGAACATCGAGAACTCTTTCGAAGAAGACAAGTTTTCCCGTCGCTTTGGTTCCCGTTGGACAGCTTCAAAGGTGAAAAATTAA
- the murD gene encoding UDP-N-acetylmuramoyl-L-alanine--D-glutamate ligase, which yields MYKEYSDLKDKRILVVGLGKTGVSLAHFLTKHGAQVTVTDHKSKPELSVQLEQLGELPIKFELGGHSPKTFIAQDLVILSPGVPSNLKIFDYARSQGIKITGEFEFSAGFIKEPIIGLTGTNGKTTVAKITEAILTESGVKTWVGGANEKPLVDYLRLDDKAQVVIAEVSSFMLEHCDTFNPGNIVFTNLAENHLDRYRSMEEYVNAKRRIFKNTNQATTSILNADDNAVVELARDPAVQRGRIFYFSRKPALEPQIMNIGGAVNIGDEIRVRTGPEIESFNIKGMKMRGKHSVENIMAAILASREHGATREAVQKVINTFTGLPHRIEYVRKVGGVMFYNDSKATNVHAVLRALDTFDENVILIAGGKDTNLNYEPLRTSVKRKVKTLILVGEAKERINRDLGDFSETFLIGTFEEAVLIAYQKSRIGDVVLLSPGCSSFDMFDSFEERGDYFKEIVRKFH from the coding sequence ATGTATAAAGAGTATAGTGATTTAAAAGACAAACGCATTTTGGTTGTGGGATTGGGCAAGACAGGGGTTTCCCTGGCTCACTTCCTGACCAAACATGGCGCACAAGTGACAGTGACAGACCACAAATCCAAGCCGGAGCTTTCTGTTCAGCTGGAGCAACTGGGTGAGCTGCCAATCAAGTTTGAACTGGGCGGCCACAGTCCGAAAACCTTCATTGCACAGGATCTGGTGATTCTTTCCCCGGGTGTTCCAAGCAATCTGAAGATCTTTGATTATGCCCGTTCCCAAGGCATCAAGATCACCGGTGAATTCGAATTCTCTGCCGGCTTCATCAAAGAGCCGATCATCGGCCTGACCGGGACCAACGGTAAAACCACAGTGGCGAAAATCACTGAGGCGATTCTGACTGAATCCGGCGTAAAAACCTGGGTTGGCGGAGCGAATGAAAAGCCGCTGGTGGATTACCTGCGTCTGGATGACAAAGCGCAAGTGGTGATCGCGGAAGTATCAAGCTTCATGCTTGAACACTGTGACACTTTCAATCCGGGCAACATCGTGTTCACGAACTTGGCTGAAAACCACCTGGATCGTTACCGTTCCATGGAAGAATACGTAAACGCAAAACGCCGTATCTTCAAAAACACCAACCAGGCGACCACCAGCATTTTGAATGCGGATGACAACGCGGTTGTTGAACTGGCTCGTGATCCGGCGGTTCAGCGCGGTCGTATCTTCTACTTCTCGCGCAAACCGGCTTTGGAGCCTCAAATCATGAACATCGGTGGCGCTGTGAATATCGGCGACGAAATCCGTGTTCGCACCGGTCCAGAGATCGAAAGCTTCAACATCAAGGGCATGAAAATGCGCGGTAAACATTCCGTGGAAAACATCATGGCGGCGATCCTGGCATCCCGTGAACATGGTGCAACCCGTGAAGCGGTTCAGAAAGTGATCAACACTTTCACCGGTCTTCCTCACCGTATCGAGTACGTGCGCAAAGTGGGCGGAGTGATGTTCTACAACGACTCCAAAGCCACCAACGTGCACGCGGTCCTGCGCGCTTTGGACACTTTTGATGAAAACGTGATCCTGATCGCCGGTGGTAAAGATACGAATCTGAATTATGAGCCTTTGCGCACGTCCGTGAAACGCAAGGTGAAAACCCTGATCTTGGTCGGGGAAGCCAAAGAACGTATCAATCGCGACCTTGGTGACTTCTCTGAAACCTTCCTGATCGGTACATTTGAGGAGGCGGTTTTGATCGCTTACCAAAAGTCGAGAATCGGGGACGTTGTCCTGCTTTCTCCGGGTTGCTCAAGCTTTGACATGTTTGACAGTTTCGAAGAACGCGGCGATTATTTCAAAGAAATCGTGAGAAAGTTTCACTGA
- the mraY gene encoding phospho-N-acetylmuramoyl-pentapeptide-transferase, whose translation MLYQWLYSMADEFSPLNVFRYITVRTFIAFFTAFLLCWIWGPHFIKRLQLKHFGQAIRDDGPQTHKKKAGTPTMGGGLILLSTLIPCLLWVDMMNPLVWGVLIVTWGFGLIGYMDDWLKVSKKNSKGLSGKIRLAGEFLISGLVVAALVHFHGLSTAVTIPFMKSVSIDLGYFYVIFAALVVVGTANAVNLTDGLDGLAIVPVMISAATLGLFAYVTGHFSIANYLQIPHVVGAGELSIVAATIVAAGMGFLWFNAYPAQVFMGDVGSLSLGGFLGSMAVITQNELLMLVLGGVFVVEALSVITQVISFKMTGKRVFKMAPIHHHFELGGLTETKIIVRFWIISILLAVLSLATLKLR comes from the coding sequence ATGCTTTACCAATGGCTTTATTCAATGGCAGATGAGTTCTCGCCACTGAACGTATTCAGGTACATCACGGTCAGAACCTTCATTGCCTTTTTCACAGCCTTCTTGCTGTGCTGGATTTGGGGTCCGCATTTTATCAAACGTCTTCAGTTGAAGCACTTTGGCCAGGCGATCCGCGACGACGGTCCTCAGACCCATAAAAAGAAAGCCGGCACACCTACCATGGGTGGTGGTCTGATTCTTCTTTCCACTTTGATTCCGTGCCTGTTGTGGGTGGATATGATGAACCCGCTGGTATGGGGTGTTCTGATTGTCACTTGGGGCTTCGGCTTGATCGGTTACATGGATGACTGGTTGAAAGTCAGCAAAAAGAACTCCAAAGGTCTGTCCGGTAAAATCCGTCTGGCTGGCGAGTTTTTGATCAGCGGACTTGTGGTGGCGGCCCTGGTTCACTTCCACGGTCTGAGCACCGCAGTGACCATTCCATTCATGAAATCTGTTTCCATTGATCTGGGTTACTTCTATGTGATCTTCGCAGCCCTGGTTGTTGTCGGTACCGCGAACGCTGTGAATCTGACCGACGGTCTGGATGGACTGGCGATTGTTCCGGTGATGATTTCGGCGGCGACTTTGGGTCTGTTTGCTTACGTCACGGGCCATTTCTCGATCGCGAACTATCTGCAAATCCCCCACGTGGTGGGTGCCGGGGAGTTGAGCATTGTGGCGGCGACCATCGTCGCTGCGGGCATGGGCTTCCTGTGGTTCAATGCGTATCCGGCGCAAGTCTTCATGGGGGACGTGGGTTCGTTGTCCCTGGGCGGTTTCCTTGGCTCGATGGCTGTCATCACTCAAAATGAGTTGTTGATGCTTGTCCTGGGCGGGGTTTTCGTGGTCGAAGCATTGTCAGTGATCACTCAGGTGATCTCTTTCAAAATGACCGGTAAAAGAGTTTTCAAAATGGCGCCGATTCATCACCACTTTGAATTGGGCGGATTGACCGAAACCAAGATCATTGTTCGTTTCTGGATCATTTCCATTTTGCTTGCAGTATTAAGTTTGGCCACTCTGAAGTTGAGGTAA
- a CDS encoding CBS domain-containing protein, producing the protein MKACKEVVVKIALKDHMSRKLITVSKDATAAEALRLMNNYWIRHLPVLDEEEDYIVGMLSERDLLRSPHSETPVEKLMSSPLKTFPVEAPMKAVVDAMIEEKVSAFLITKDDEVVGIVTSEDMLVLLDQILKKDESSDAPWVLGDLFANPLLQRTAYLVGQAGV; encoded by the coding sequence ATGAAGGCATGCAAGGAGGTCGTTGTGAAAATTGCGTTGAAAGACCATATGTCCCGAAAGCTCATCACTGTCAGCAAAGACGCCACAGCTGCGGAGGCATTGCGCCTGATGAACAACTATTGGATTCGCCATCTTCCCGTGCTGGATGAAGAAGAGGACTATATCGTCGGCATGCTGTCGGAGCGGGATCTGCTGCGCTCGCCACACTCTGAAACTCCCGTTGAAAAACTTATGAGTTCCCCGCTGAAAACTTTCCCTGTCGAAGCGCCCATGAAAGCCGTGGTCGATGCGATGATCGAAGAAAAGGTTTCAGCCTTTCTGATCACAAAAGATGATGAAGTGGTGGGCATTGTGACTTCGGAAGACATGCTGGTGCTGCTGGATCAGATCCTGAAAAAAGATGAATCCTCAGACGCCCCCTGGGTCCTGGGAGATCTTTTCGCAAACCCACTCCTGCAAAGAACCGCCTACCTGGTAGGCCAAGCCGGCGTCTGA
- a CDS encoding UDP-N-acetylmuramoyl-tripeptide--D-alanyl-D-alanine ligase, whose translation MRAMDLQTIVKVTGAKILSQKETNFAGIGTDTRAQLQGQLFIALKGEAFDAHNFLDKAVEQGASGLLVHEENALIEKLKDKATILLVPDTLKALQKLGNWARHESSARIVGITGSNGKTTTKEFTAALVGSSMDVHYNKGSFNNHWGVPFTLLQLPPNKDVAIIEMGMNHAGEITELVHIAEPDVVVCTMVGRAHMEFFGTIEKVAEAKEEIYEAAGDQTVRIYNLDNTQTHNMYVKARDKFPKARILTFSSEDPRADVHLMISSMNMSEISIKGSIGGEAGTARVQVFGAQNLTNLMAAASVGLAVGMTPAQVWAGLPACKTNWGRNQLVHLKSGAQMIFDAYNANPDSMKALIDNMKLLTVPGRKVGVFGQMRELGSASANLHEELGTWVGQAGFDKVYFIGDDADAFAKGLSSAGYKNLALIEKDYKDSSGQDLAGFLKTGDIAVVKASRGTKLERFVFPCEPLDFAEKQ comes from the coding sequence ATGAGAGCCATGGACCTGCAAACCATCGTCAAAGTCACAGGTGCAAAAATCCTGAGCCAGAAAGAAACCAATTTCGCCGGCATAGGCACCGACACCCGTGCGCAGTTGCAGGGTCAGCTTTTCATCGCCCTTAAAGGCGAGGCCTTTGACGCTCACAATTTCCTGGATAAAGCCGTTGAACAAGGCGCTTCCGGTTTGCTGGTGCATGAAGAAAATGCGCTGATAGAAAAACTGAAAGACAAAGCCACCATCCTGTTGGTTCCCGACACCCTCAAAGCTTTGCAAAAACTTGGCAACTGGGCCCGTCATGAATCCAGCGCCCGCATTGTCGGGATCACCGGCTCCAACGGTAAAACGACGACCAAAGAATTTACCGCAGCGCTGGTGGGTTCTTCCATGGATGTTCACTACAACAAAGGAAGCTTTAACAATCACTGGGGTGTTCCTTTCACGTTGTTGCAACTGCCGCCGAATAAAGACGTGGCGATCATCGAGATGGGCATGAATCACGCCGGTGAAATCACCGAGCTGGTGCATATTGCAGAGCCCGATGTGGTGGTCTGCACCATGGTGGGTCGTGCGCACATGGAATTCTTCGGCACCATTGAAAAGGTGGCGGAAGCCAAAGAGGAAATTTATGAAGCCGCCGGTGATCAGACGGTGCGCATTTATAACCTCGACAACACCCAGACTCACAACATGTACGTCAAAGCGCGCGACAAGTTCCCGAAGGCGCGCATCCTGACATTCTCTTCCGAAGATCCTCGTGCCGATGTGCATCTGATGATTTCGTCCATGAACATGAGTGAGATCTCCATCAAGGGTTCTATCGGCGGGGAGGCGGGCACCGCGCGTGTTCAGGTCTTCGGTGCGCAGAATCTGACGAACCTGATGGCGGCAGCCAGTGTGGGTTTGGCGGTCGGCATGACTCCGGCACAGGTGTGGGCGGGGCTTCCTGCGTGCAAGACCAACTGGGGTCGCAATCAACTGGTGCACCTGAAGTCCGGTGCGCAGATGATCTTTGATGCTTACAACGCCAATCCCGACAGCATGAAGGCGTTGATCGACAACATGAAACTTCTGACAGTTCCGGGCCGCAAAGTCGGTGTCTTCGGTCAGATGCGGGAACTGGGATCTGCATCCGCAAATCTGCATGAAGAGCTGGGCACCTGGGTCGGACAAGCCGGCTTTGATAAAGTTTATTTTATCGGCGATGACGCTGATGCCTTCGCCAAGGGTTTGAGCAGCGCCGGATACAAAAACCTGGCGCTGATCGAAAAAGACTATAAAGATTCTTCCGGCCAGGATCTGGCAGGTTTCCTAAAAACTGGTGATATCGCCGTCGTCAAAGCCTCGCGCGGGACAAAGCTGGAACGCTTCGTTTTCCCGTGCGAGCCTCTCGACTTCGCCGAAAAACAATAA
- a CDS encoding UDP-N-acetylmuramoyl-L-alanyl-D-glutamate--2,6-diaminopimelate ligase: MKLQHLFSILPGIPENAFSHIEVTGVFNDARLVVPGSVFVAIRGNKLDGHTFIPDAVAKGAAALVVEDKAKIPEGYEGVVVQVPNSREVLDVLASRFYWDPGQELFCVGVTGTNGKTSVTYMTEAILNHGKIPTGVIGTVNHHLGDQVWPSEMTTPDPVFLQKRLREFRSAGALAVAMEVSSHALDQRRVDSVPFNTVIFTNLTRDHLDYHNTMESYLEAKQRLFTDLLWKTHKRPCFAIVNTADKFGRRLRVADPAVLWTYGEKDSDIRYEILKMDFALTHFKVWTPVGEGEVRLPMSGTHNVMNALAALGAGLSAGLPLNICIEALDRFTGVPGRLQSVPNDKNLSVFVDYAHTPDALENVLMALTKVRENLQSQSRIWTIFGCGGDRDKGKRPLMAEMALKYSDEVVITSDNPRTEDPQTIIQDILAGVGGANKAKATTVVDRKDAITQTLKRAQEGDVILIAGKGHEDYQIIGTQKFPFSDVKVAEEALQGR; this comes from the coding sequence GTGAAACTGCAACATCTCTTTTCCATTCTGCCGGGGATTCCTGAAAACGCATTCTCTCATATTGAAGTGACAGGGGTCTTCAACGACGCACGCCTTGTGGTGCCGGGTTCGGTGTTTGTCGCGATTCGCGGTAACAAACTGGACGGGCACACTTTTATTCCTGATGCCGTCGCAAAAGGGGCTGCGGCCCTGGTGGTGGAAGACAAAGCGAAAATCCCTGAGGGTTATGAAGGGGTCGTGGTACAGGTGCCAAACTCCCGCGAAGTGCTGGATGTTCTGGCCAGTCGTTTTTACTGGGATCCAGGGCAGGAATTATTCTGTGTCGGGGTGACCGGCACTAACGGCAAAACTTCTGTCACTTACATGACCGAAGCCATTTTGAACCACGGCAAAATTCCAACTGGCGTGATCGGCACGGTCAATCATCATCTGGGCGATCAGGTGTGGCCTTCAGAAATGACCACGCCGGATCCGGTCTTTCTGCAAAAGCGCCTGCGTGAATTCCGCTCGGCAGGGGCCTTGGCGGTAGCGATGGAGGTTTCCTCGCACGCTCTGGATCAGCGCCGTGTGGACAGCGTTCCTTTCAACACTGTGATTTTCACGAACCTGACCCGCGATCATCTGGATTATCACAACACGATGGAAAGCTATCTGGAGGCGAAACAACGCCTGTTCACGGACTTGTTGTGGAAGACTCACAAGCGTCCGTGTTTTGCCATCGTCAACACCGCTGACAAGTTCGGTCGCCGTTTGCGTGTGGCGGATCCGGCGGTGCTGTGGACTTACGGTGAAAAAGATTCTGACATTCGTTATGAAATTCTGAAGATGGACTTTGCCCTGACTCACTTCAAAGTGTGGACTCCGGTCGGGGAAGGGGAAGTGCGTCTGCCGATGTCGGGCACTCACAATGTGATGAATGCTTTGGCGGCCTTGGGGGCCGGACTGTCGGCAGGACTTCCGCTGAATATCTGCATTGAAGCTTTGGATCGTTTCACCGGCGTGCCGGGGCGTTTGCAGTCCGTGCCGAATGATAAAAATCTTTCTGTCTTTGTGGATTATGCCCATACGCCGGACGCTCTGGAAAATGTACTGATGGCTTTGACCAAGGTTCGCGAAAACCTGCAGTCGCAATCCCGCATCTGGACGATCTTTGGCTGCGGCGGGGATCGTGACAAAGGCAAACGGCCTTTGATGGCTGAAATGGCTTTGAAGTATTCAGACGAAGTCGTGATCACCTCGGACAATCCGCGCACAGAAGACCCGCAAACCATCATCCAGGACATTCTGGCGGGAGTGGGCGGAGCCAACAAAGCCAAAGCCACAACGGTGGTGGACCGCAAGGATGCCATCACCCAGACCCTGAAGCGAGCCCAGGAAGGCGACGTGATTCTGATCGCCGGCAAAGGCCACGAAGATTATCAAATTATCGGAACCCAGAAGTTCCCCTTCAGTGATGTGAAGGTGGCCGAAGAGGCCTTGCAAGGGAGATAA
- a CDS encoding alpha/beta hydrolase, translating to MRQLGKLHCQEINHNDDAPWVIFFHGYGADANDLFSLGEIIPTKKTYNWLFPNGNLEVPIGPAWTGRAWWTIDMMEIQRAQERGEHRDFSNDTPKGMSKAYDLAMEMIRQMKVPWNKIVLGGFSQGAMLATEIYLRAPETPKGLVIMSGTLVHQDEWKQYVPNRAGQRFYQSHGINDAVLGYKQAQKLETLLTQNGMKGSLQGFRGGHEIPMPVITQIGEYLNTIP from the coding sequence ATGAGACAACTCGGAAAACTACATTGCCAAGAAATAAATCATAACGACGATGCGCCATGGGTCATCTTCTTCCATGGTTATGGCGCTGATGCCAACGACCTGTTTTCTCTAGGGGAAATCATTCCCACAAAGAAGACATACAACTGGTTATTTCCAAATGGAAATCTGGAAGTGCCCATCGGCCCGGCCTGGACGGGACGCGCCTGGTGGACAATTGACATGATGGAAATTCAGCGCGCCCAAGAGCGCGGCGAACACCGTGACTTCAGCAACGACACACCGAAAGGCATGAGCAAAGCCTATGACCTGGCCATGGAGATGATCCGCCAGATGAAAGTTCCATGGAACAAAATCGTGCTGGGTGGATTCAGCCAGGGCGCGATGCTGGCGACAGAGATCTATCTGCGCGCCCCGGAAACTCCGAAGGGTCTTGTGATCATGTCCGGAACACTGGTTCATCAGGACGAATGGAAACAGTACGTTCCCAATCGCGCCGGCCAGCGATTCTATCAAAGCCATGGCATCAACGATGCGGTTCTGGGCTACAAACAGGCTCAAAAGCTTGAGACCCTGCTAACCCAAAACGGCATGAAAGGATCCCTGCAAGGGTTCCGGGGCGGTCATGAAATTCCAATGCCGGTGATCACCCAAATCGGGGAATATCTGAACACGATTCCGTAA
- a CDS encoding Crp/Fnr family transcriptional regulator has protein sequence MFNSKASKGKKFIDQQIVKLADGEILFREGDLSREMYIVQKGAVEVFKRVEGQTMILGRVDRGSMVGEMSLLESLPRSASAQAVGETTLLMFDPGSFLLKIRRDPTFAFELMKQLSGRIRSTNEKLITLMAAEQLSRNDLQEIAESTL, from the coding sequence ATGTTCAATTCAAAAGCTTCCAAGGGCAAAAAATTTATCGACCAGCAGATTGTCAAACTGGCCGACGGCGAAATCCTTTTCCGCGAAGGGGATCTCAGTCGCGAAATGTACATCGTGCAAAAAGGCGCCGTCGAAGTCTTTAAAAGAGTCGAAGGTCAGACGATGATTTTAGGTCGCGTCGACCGCGGCAGCATGGTGGGTGAAATGTCCCTGCTGGAGTCCCTGCCTCGATCCGCTTCAGCTCAGGCTGTGGGCGAAACCACACTGCTGATGTTTGATCCGGGCAGCTTTCTGCTAAAAATCCGTCGTGATCCGACATTTGCTTTTGAGCTTATGAAACAACTGAGCGGTCGCATCCGTTCGACGAATGAAAAGCTGATTACACTGATGGCCGCTGAGCAGTTATCCAGGAACGATCTGCAAGAAATCGCGGAATCCACCTTATGA